A window of Candidatus Pantoea floridensis contains these coding sequences:
- the ruvX gene encoding Holliday junction resolvase RuvX: protein MASETLLGFDFGTKSIGVAIGQQLTGTARALTALKAQDGTPDWNLIEKLLKEWQPNYVVVGLPLNMDGTEQELTARARKFANRLHGRFGVRVELQDERLSTVEARADLFERGGFRALQKGQVDSQSAVIILEDWFDTH from the coding sequence ATGGCCAGTGAAACCTTACTGGGCTTCGATTTCGGCACCAAAAGTATCGGCGTTGCCATTGGTCAGCAGCTTACGGGCACTGCGCGGGCGCTGACGGCCCTGAAAGCGCAAGACGGCACGCCAGACTGGAACCTGATCGAAAAGCTGCTGAAAGAGTGGCAACCCAATTATGTAGTGGTTGGATTGCCGCTGAATATGGATGGCACCGAACAAGAACTCACCGCGCGCGCGCGTAAGTTTGCCAATCGCCTGCACGGTCGCTTTGGCGTACGCGTCGAGCTGCAGGACGAACGCCTGAGCACCGTTGAGGCGCGTGCCGACCTGTTTGAACGCGGTGGTTTTCGTGCGCTGCAAAAAGGCCAGGTCGATTCCCAATCGGCGGTGATTATTCTCGAAGATTGGTTCGATACGCATTAA
- a CDS encoding YqgE/AlgH family protein, with translation MNLQHHFLIAMPSLQDPLFKRSVVYICEHNEDGAMGLIVNKPMENLTVEGILKKLKISASERDPAIKLDKPVFAGGPLAEDRGFILHSAQRIYSSSIRISDTTVITTSRDVLEAIGTTSQPDNVLVALGYCAWEKGQLEDELLENAWLTSPANTNILFQTPIAERWREAARGLGVDIHNIATDAGHA, from the coding sequence ATGAATTTACAGCATCATTTTTTAATTGCGATGCCGTCGCTGCAGGACCCGCTATTCAAACGCTCCGTGGTGTATATCTGCGAGCACAATGAAGATGGCGCCATGGGTTTGATCGTAAACAAACCAATGGAAAACCTGACGGTCGAAGGCATTCTTAAAAAGCTTAAAATTAGCGCATCCGAACGTGACCCTGCCATCAAACTGGATAAGCCGGTCTTTGCCGGTGGTCCGCTGGCGGAGGATCGTGGTTTTATCCTGCACTCCGCGCAGCGCATCTACTCCTCAAGCATTCGTATTTCCGATACCACCGTCATTACCACCTCGCGTGATGTGCTGGAAGCGATCGGGACCACTTCGCAGCCAGATAACGTACTGGTCGCGCTGGGATATTGTGCCTGGGAGAAAGGTCAGCTTGAAGATGAGCTACTGGAGAACGCCTGGCTCACCTCACCGGCTAACACCAACATTCTGTTCCAGACGCCCATTGCGGAGCGCTGGCGCGAAGCCGCGCGCGGTTTAGGCGTGGATATACACAATATCGCCACCGATGCAGGGCACGCCTGA
- the gshB gene encoding glutathione synthase: MIKLGIVMDPISSINIKKDTSFAMLLEAQRRGYEIHYMEMSDLSLRGGVTYARTRLLSVEQNYESWYTFGNEQLIPLADLNVVLMRKDPPFDTEFIYATYLLERAEEQGTLIVNKPQSLRDCNEKLYTAWFADLTPDTLVTRNKEQLRAFWQEHGDVILKPLDGMGGASIFRVKQDDPNFGVITETLTNHGQNFCMAQNYLPAIKEGDKRVLVVDGEPVPYCLARIPQGGETRGNLAAGGRGEARPLSDSDWEIARRVGPTLKAKGLIFVGLDIIGDKLTEVNVTSPTCVREIEAAFPISITGMLMDAIEKRLG, from the coding sequence ATGATCAAGCTTGGCATCGTTATGGACCCTATTTCGTCCATCAACATTAAAAAAGACACCAGCTTCGCCATGTTGCTGGAAGCACAGCGCCGTGGTTACGAAATTCATTACATGGAGATGAGCGATCTCTCCCTGCGCGGTGGTGTGACTTACGCGCGCACCCGTTTGCTCAGCGTTGAGCAGAACTACGAGAGTTGGTACACCTTTGGTAACGAGCAGCTTATTCCGCTGGCCGATCTCAACGTCGTGCTGATGCGTAAAGATCCGCCGTTTGACACCGAATTTATCTACGCAACCTACCTGCTGGAACGCGCGGAAGAGCAAGGCACGCTGATCGTCAACAAACCGCAAAGCCTGCGCGACTGCAACGAAAAGCTGTATACCGCCTGGTTCGCCGACCTGACGCCAGATACCTTAGTGACGCGCAACAAAGAGCAGCTGCGCGCCTTCTGGCAGGAGCACGGTGATGTGATCCTGAAACCACTGGACGGCATGGGTGGCGCGTCCATCTTCCGCGTGAAGCAGGATGACCCGAACTTTGGCGTGATCACCGAAACCCTGACCAATCACGGCCAGAACTTCTGCATGGCGCAGAACTATCTGCCGGCGATTAAAGAGGGTGACAAACGCGTGCTGGTGGTGGATGGCGAACCGGTGCCTTACTGCCTGGCGCGTATTCCACAAGGTGGCGAAACACGCGGTAATCTGGCCGCCGGTGGACGAGGTGAAGCGCGTCCGCTCAGCGATAGCGATTGGGAAATCGCGCGTCGCGTCGGTCCAACGCTCAAAGCCAAAGGGCTGATTTTTGTCGGCCTGGATATCATCGGTGATAAACTGACTGAAGTTAACGTAACCAGCCCAACCTGCGTACGTGAAATCGAGGCCGCGTTCCCGATATCAATCACTGGCATGCTGATGGATGCCATTGAGAAACGCCTGGGCTGA
- the rsmE gene encoding 16S rRNA (uracil(1498)-N(3))-methyltransferase, producing MRIPRIYHPEPLEVNSEVLLDEDAANHVGRVLRMTAGQQIELFDGSNLTFHAEITQADKKRVKVRVLASQADNRESPLHLHLGQVMSRGEKMEFTIQKSIELGVNVITPLFSERCGVKLDAERLAKKIQQWQKIAIAACEQCGRNRVPEIREPMTLLAWCAEADEGLKLNLHPRANHSINTLPQPVERLRLLIGPEGGLSADEIAMTAQQGFTDILLGPRVLRTETTALTAITALQVRFGDLG from the coding sequence ATGCGTATACCTCGCATTTATCATCCCGAACCTCTCGAAGTTAACAGCGAAGTCCTCCTTGATGAAGACGCCGCTAACCATGTCGGACGCGTGCTACGCATGACGGCCGGTCAGCAGATCGAACTGTTTGATGGCAGTAATCTGACTTTTCACGCTGAAATCACCCAGGCTGATAAAAAGCGTGTAAAAGTAAGGGTCCTTGCCAGTCAGGCGGATAACCGCGAATCCCCGCTGCATCTGCACCTCGGCCAGGTGATGTCGCGCGGTGAAAAAATGGAATTCACCATCCAGAAATCGATCGAACTTGGCGTGAATGTGATTACGCCGTTGTTTTCTGAACGCTGCGGCGTAAAGCTGGATGCCGAGCGACTGGCAAAAAAGATTCAGCAATGGCAGAAAATTGCGATTGCCGCCTGTGAACAGTGCGGCCGCAATCGCGTGCCAGAAATTCGCGAACCGATGACGCTGCTTGCCTGGTGTGCGGAAGCCGATGAAGGCCTGAAGTTGAATTTGCATCCGCGCGCGAACCACAGCATTAATACGCTGCCGCAGCCGGTTGAGCGCCTTCGTCTGCTGATTGGCCCGGAAGGCGGCTTATCTGCCGATGAAATTGCCATGACGGCGCAGCAGGGTTTCACCGATATTTTGCTCGGACCACGCGTGTTACGTACCGAAACCACCGCGCTCACCGCCATCACGGCACTTCAGGTGAGGTTTGGCGACCTCGGTTAA